From the genome of Leguminivora glycinivorella isolate SPB_JAAS2020 chromosome Z, LegGlyc_1.1, whole genome shotgun sequence, one region includes:
- the LOC125241613 gene encoding enkurin has translation MSIVEIVHHNEVIYTILDKPPPEPPKTPRYHSELEKQLKARKIPQLRRTFGYAETPVNPPDKFLKKGEGYSQPVKKTDHKCVKGDLPPVPRRPPPGKGPEKPKVNFRVLNIKRAIKVKGRPVEPRLVDTRDGHIKKIKGSGEVPEYCLRPDFGRMPAYLLRRNRKIKKELDAIQYADDHKESLCKQLADEDREKLLKDLKTKWQLKQKAFLQLPMLTDTVPKILKKVKMEQELRQLEKDIQLVESNPYIYVY, from the exons ATGTCGATAGTAGAAATCGTACACCACAACGAAGTTATTTACACCATTCTTGACAAACCCCCACCAGAACCACCTAAGACCCCCAG ATACCACTCTGAGCTGGAGAAACAGCTGAAGGCCCGAAAGATACCGCAACTGCGTCGGACGTTTGGGTACGCCGAGACGCCCGTCAACCCTCCTGACAAGTTCCTTAAGAAAGGGGAAGGATATA GTCAGCCCGTAAAGAAGACTGACCACAAATGCGTGAAGGGCGACTTGCCCCCCGTGCCGAGGCGACCGCCACCCGGGAAGGGTCCAGAGAAGCCAAAGGTCAATTTTAGGGTGCTCAACATTAAGAGAGCCATCAAGGTTAAGGGCAGACCTGTGGAGCCGAG ACTAGTAGACACTCGCGACGGCCACATAAAGAAGATCAAGGGCTCCGGCGAAGTGCCAGAGTACTGTCTCCGTCCGGACTTCGGGCGTATGCCGGCGTACCTGCTGCGGCGGAACAGGAAGATCAAAAAGGAACTGGACGCCATACAGTACGCCGATGATCATAAGGAGAGCCTGTGCAAGCAGCTCGCTGATGAGGACAGGGAGAAACTGCTCAAG GACCTCAAAACAAAATGGCAGCTAAAGCAGAAGGCGTTCCTCCAGCTACCGATGCTCACGGACACGGTACCCAAGATCCTGAAAAAGGTTAAGATGGAGCAGGAGCTCCGGCAACTCGAGAAGGACATACAGCTCGTAGAGTCCAACccatatatttatgtttattga